Proteins co-encoded in one Paenibacillus antri genomic window:
- a CDS encoding carbohydrate ABC transporter permease, which produces MRNKLYPSYFAWGTILLYLVFFVVPGVMGFYYSFTDWNSYSDEINFIGFDNFKEMFSPDENYVDFIVNTLNFTVSTVVLKTALGLAFALALNEGIRMKGFHRVMIFMPAIVPMLVVGLIFKSVLNPATGLLNETLRFLGLGFLAQKWLVDAAWAFKSIIAVDTWKGVGYIMIILLAGLQSISKTYYEAAEIDGASAWGRFIHITIPLLMPALVVTTVLNLLHGLKVFEVVYVLTNGGPGWSTDVLYTVIFKEFSMGRYGVGTALSSLLFLVMTVAGYFVIRLMSRQGEEH; this is translated from the coding sequence ATGCGGAACAAACTTTACCCTTCCTACTTCGCGTGGGGCACGATTCTCTTGTACCTGGTATTTTTCGTCGTACCCGGCGTCATGGGCTTCTATTATTCGTTCACCGATTGGAACAGTTATTCCGACGAAATCAACTTTATCGGGTTCGACAACTTCAAGGAGATGTTTTCGCCCGACGAAAACTACGTCGATTTTATCGTCAACACGCTCAATTTCACCGTCTCGACGGTCGTGCTGAAGACGGCGCTCGGACTGGCGTTCGCGTTGGCGCTGAACGAAGGCATTCGGATGAAGGGCTTCCATCGCGTCATGATTTTCATGCCGGCGATCGTGCCGATGCTCGTCGTCGGACTCATTTTCAAATCCGTGCTCAATCCCGCCACCGGTCTGCTGAACGAGACGCTGCGGTTTCTCGGCCTCGGCTTCCTGGCGCAGAAGTGGCTCGTCGACGCCGCCTGGGCGTTCAAGTCGATCATCGCGGTCGATACGTGGAAGGGCGTCGGTTACATTATGATCATCCTGCTTGCCGGGCTGCAGTCCATCTCGAAGACGTATTACGAAGCTGCCGAGATCGACGGCGCGAGCGCCTGGGGAAGATTCATCCATATTACGATCCCGCTGCTCATGCCGGCGCTCGTCGTCACGACGGTGCTGAACCTGCTGCACGGACTGAAAGTGTTCGAGGTCGTCTACGTCCTGACGAACGGCGGCCCCGGATGGTCGACGGACGTATTGTATACGGTCATCTTCAAGGAGTTTTCGATGGGGCGTTACGGCGTCGGCACCGCGTTATCGTCGCTCTTGTTCCTCGTCATGACCGTGGCCGGATATTTCGTCATCCGATTGATGTCGAGGCAGGGGGAGGAGCATTGA
- a CDS encoding carbohydrate ABC transporter permease, translating into MKKHLALRIAQNALAWLLSLFFFVPLLLVLINSFKDRLGAASMSMALPTKLEWSNYAVVIEQGRLVQSFFNSLLYATASTALGIALAALAAYVFARNGSKLNRFLYFFVILGIAMPVNFVTLTKVMQWTQLINTQIGIVVLLAVMSIPFSVFLMYGFVGSVPRELDEAGVVDGCSPIRLFVSIVFPLLLPVLVTVGILNFMGAWNDFILPLYYLNDSSKWPMTLAVYNFFGQFQVNWNLVSADIVMTTLPVIVIYLLGQRYIIAGMTSGSVKG; encoded by the coding sequence ATGAAAAAGCATCTAGCGCTCCGGATCGCTCAGAACGCGCTGGCTTGGCTGCTCAGCCTGTTCTTCTTCGTGCCGCTCCTGCTCGTTCTGATCAACTCGTTCAAGGACCGGCTCGGCGCCGCCTCCATGAGCATGGCGCTGCCTACGAAGCTGGAGTGGAGCAATTACGCGGTCGTCATCGAGCAGGGGCGCCTCGTCCAATCGTTCTTCAACAGCTTGTTGTACGCGACCGCCTCGACGGCGCTCGGCATCGCGCTCGCGGCGCTCGCCGCATACGTCTTCGCCCGCAACGGCTCGAAGCTGAACCGCTTCCTATATTTCTTCGTCATCCTCGGCATCGCGATGCCGGTCAACTTCGTGACGCTGACGAAGGTGATGCAGTGGACGCAGCTCATCAACACCCAGATCGGCATCGTCGTGCTGCTGGCGGTCATGTCCATTCCGTTCAGCGTATTCCTTATGTACGGCTTCGTCGGTTCGGTGCCGCGGGAGCTCGACGAAGCGGGCGTCGTGGACGGCTGCTCGCCGATCCGGCTGTTCGTCTCCATCGTGTTTCCGCTGCTGCTCCCGGTGCTCGTGACGGTCGGCATTCTGAACTTCATGGGCGCCTGGAACGACTTCATCCTGCCGCTGTACTATTTGAACGATTCTTCGAAGTGGCCGATGACGCTCGCCGTCTACAACTTCTTCGGACAGTTCCAAGTCAACTGGAACCTCGTCTCCGCCGATATCGTCATGACGACGCTGCCGGTGATCGTCATCTACTTGCTCGGCCAACGCTACATTATCGCGGGCATGACGTCCGGATCGGTGAAGGGATAA
- a CDS encoding AraC family transcriptional regulator, protein MFFHDLRLERELKIEKRIDADTDHELHMHDLLEINVLLENDAEFRLLHRSFSGQAGDVFLFRPYEPHYNLAVRRDKPIHWLMVLFSPSIVRMIPYGYQLLYPFYTAAATPHIPAASPYARAIHAAAAAAYEEQEKGLPGWESKQFMHFVDILVSAYRYTLEQARRDGDVEIDAGIVSAVEYILRHITEDIDVQHLIDLYGRGKTYFYSTFKQAVGVTPNRFIHRLRMQIAMHLLKTTDKSVTDIAFDCGYHSIHYFNKHFKEYRQVSPREYRNQSRREGAANVAGGGR, encoded by the coding sequence ATGTTTTTCCATGACCTGCGATTGGAGCGGGAGCTGAAAATCGAGAAGCGGATCGACGCCGATACCGACCACGAGCTGCACATGCACGATCTGCTGGAAATCAATGTCCTATTGGAAAACGACGCCGAATTCCGCCTGCTCCACCGGTCGTTCTCCGGGCAGGCGGGCGACGTCTTCTTGTTCCGGCCGTACGAGCCGCATTACAATCTGGCGGTCCGGAGAGACAAGCCGATTCATTGGCTGATGGTGCTGTTCTCGCCGTCGATCGTGCGGATGATCCCTTACGGCTACCAGCTGCTGTACCCGTTCTACACGGCGGCGGCGACGCCGCATATTCCGGCGGCGTCTCCGTACGCGCGCGCCATCCACGCCGCGGCGGCCGCCGCGTACGAGGAGCAGGAGAAGGGGCTGCCGGGCTGGGAGTCCAAGCAGTTCATGCACTTCGTCGACATTCTCGTTTCCGCGTATCGGTACACGCTGGAGCAGGCGCGGCGCGACGGGGACGTCGAGATCGACGCGGGCATCGTGTCGGCGGTCGAGTATATATTGCGGCATATTACCGAAGATATCGACGTGCAGCACTTGATCGATCTGTACGGCCGGGGGAAGACGTATTTCTATTCGACCTTCAAGCAAGCGGTGGGCGTGACGCCGAACCGGTTCATTCATCGGCTGCGCATGCAGATCGCCATGCATCTGCTGAAGACGACGGATAAGTCGGTCACCGACATCGCCTTCGACTGCGGCTACCATTCGATCCATTACTTCAATAAACACTTCAAGGAGTACCGTCAGGTTTCGCCTCGGGAGTACCGCAACCAATCGCGGCGCGAAGGAGCGGCGAACGTCGCCGGAGGCGGAAGATAA
- a CDS encoding SRPBCC family protein, which produces MAYNAMVSRVEDERVLILERVFDAPRELVFKMFKEPEHLKVWWGPAGWELPVCKIDFRPGGVWHYCMKCVDPNQGEFFGMESWGIALYKEIVEPKKILYTDSFSDAEGTFVDTMPSTDVTLDFIDVDGKTKLVNRGEYISPEALKTVMDMGMLQGITETWDRLEQRLKELQ; this is translated from the coding sequence ATGGCTTACAACGCAATGGTATCGAGAGTAGAGGACGAACGGGTCCTAATCTTGGAGCGCGTCTTCGACGCCCCTCGCGAGCTCGTGTTCAAGATGTTCAAGGAGCCGGAGCATCTTAAGGTTTGGTGGGGGCCGGCCGGTTGGGAGCTTCCGGTCTGCAAGATCGACTTCCGTCCGGGCGGGGTATGGCACTACTGCATGAAGTGCGTCGATCCGAATCAAGGCGAATTTTTCGGAATGGAATCGTGGGGCATCGCGTTATATAAGGAAATCGTCGAACCGAAGAAGATCTTATACACCGACTCTTTCTCCGATGCCGAAGGGACCTTCGTCGACACGATGCCGTCCACCGATGTTACGCTGGATTTCATCGACGTCGACGGCAAGACGAAGCTGGTCAATCGTGGCGAATACATATCGCCGGAGGCGCTCAAGACCGTTATGGACATGGGCATGCTCCAAGGCATCACGGAAACGTGGGATCGTCTGGAACAGCGCTTGAAAGAGCTCCAATAA
- a CDS encoding MerR family transcriptional regulator translates to MTHLKSGEAAERAGVHLETLRYYEKRGLLREPPRTEAGYRMYDETDVEDIRWIRQAQAIGFTLQEIGKLQALRAGEALPEDELRRYAEEKIAEIEANIERLRRMKALLESAAGRADASLASCPVLRAVNEGGRSNE, encoded by the coding sequence TTGACGCATCTTAAGAGCGGGGAAGCGGCGGAACGGGCCGGCGTTCACTTGGAGACGCTGCGGTATTACGAGAAGCGCGGATTGCTGCGGGAGCCGCCGCGCACAGAGGCCGGGTACCGGATGTACGACGAAACGGACGTCGAGGACATTCGTTGGATTCGGCAGGCGCAGGCGATCGGGTTTACGCTGCAGGAAATCGGCAAGCTGCAGGCGCTTCGGGCCGGAGAGGCGCTGCCGGAAGACGAGCTTCGCCGGTACGCCGAGGAGAAGATCGCCGAGATCGAAGCGAATATCGAGCGGCTTCGGCGCATGAAGGCGCTCCTGGAGAGCGCGGCGGGCCGCGCCGACGCGTCGCTTGCGTCATGTCCGGTCCTTCGAGCCGTGAACGAAGGAGGACGATCGAATGAGTAA
- a CDS encoding DMT family transporter, whose protein sequence is MAWVSLFIAGLFEIVGVIGMNRIKRDNNVLAYLLFGIGIAMSFLCLSFAMRSLPMGTSYAIWTGIGTAGGALAGMLFYNESKDKRRIACIGMVLFAAVGLKLIS, encoded by the coding sequence ATGGCCTGGGTATCTTTATTTATCGCCGGGTTGTTCGAGATCGTCGGCGTCATCGGGATGAACCGCATCAAGCGGGATAACAACGTACTGGCGTACCTTCTGTTCGGGATCGGCATCGCGATGAGCTTCTTGTGCCTGAGCTTCGCGATGAGAAGCCTCCCCATGGGCACGTCGTACGCGATCTGGACCGGCATCGGGACGGCCGGCGGCGCGTTGGCGGGCATGTTGTTTTACAACGAATCGAAGGATAAGCGCCGCATCGCGTGCATCGGCATGGTATTGTTCGCGGCCGTCGGGTTAAAACTCATCTCGTAG
- a CDS encoding DMT family transporter, producing MNRSWIYIFIGVLFEVIWVTGFKHATDVWTWAATVVSLIVSFALIISASAKLPVGTVYAVFTGLGTVGTVVVEMVMFDEPARPLKLVLIAILLAGVIGLKVIGGESPADHPKEAKG from the coding sequence ATGAACCGCAGCTGGATTTATATATTTATCGGGGTTTTGTTCGAAGTGATTTGGGTGACGGGTTTTAAGCATGCGACCGATGTATGGACGTGGGCGGCGACGGTCGTTTCGCTGATCGTGTCGTTCGCGCTCATCATCTCGGCGTCGGCGAAGCTGCCCGTCGGGACGGTGTACGCCGTGTTCACGGGCCTGGGAACCGTCGGGACGGTCGTCGTCGAGATGGTCATGTTCGACGAGCCGGCGAGGCCGCTCAAGCTGGTTCTGATCGCGATCCTGCTCGCGGGCGTGATCGGGCTGAAAGTGATCGGCGGCGAATCTCCCGCCGATCATCCGAAGGAGGCGAAGGGGTAA